The following proteins are co-located in the Candidatus Neomarinimicrobiota bacterium genome:
- a CDS encoding bifunctional nuclease family protein, translated as MIEVIVKNIIFFSKAETPGYTLFLNPEEDDSRSLPIVVGQFEAQAIALALEQVKLERPMTHDLLSGVISSLTDGLESVAIVDLKAGTFYAHLYIRNGEKLETMDARPSDAIALALRAGVPIRVRSQIFKEVAIIVPATEPQQKPAEPSFSQNIRAITREAEIRFDLEKNLREAISREDYEQAARIRDRLHSLPS; from the coding sequence ATGATCGAAGTAATAGTCAAGAATATCATCTTTTTTTCTAAGGCAGAGACTCCTGGATATACTCTCTTTTTAAATCCAGAAGAAGATGACTCACGCAGCTTGCCAATTGTTGTAGGGCAATTTGAAGCTCAGGCTATTGCATTGGCTCTGGAGCAGGTCAAACTGGAACGTCCCATGACCCATGATCTGCTTTCAGGTGTGATCAGTTCGCTGACTGACGGTCTTGAAAGTGTGGCAATCGTTGATTTGAAAGCGGGGACCTTTTACGCACATCTGTATATTAGAAATGGTGAAAAATTAGAGACCATGGATGCCCGACCCAGCGATGCTATAGCTCTGGCTCTACGAGCTGGAGTTCCTATTCGGGTCAGATCACAGATATTTAAGGAAGTGGCGATAATAGTGCCAGCAACAGAGCCTCAGCAAAAACCTGCTGAGCCCAGTTTTTCTCAGAATATTAGGGCTATCACCAGAGAGGCGGAGATTCGTTTCGATCTGGAAAAGAATTTGCGAGAGGCAATCTCACGGGAAGATTATGAACAGGCTGCCAGGATACGGGATCGCCTGCATTCGCTCCCAAGCTAG
- a CDS encoding PfkB family carbohydrate kinase yields MSLVIVGSIALDTIETTTRSASEVPGGSTTYCSLAASYFTNPHIVGVVGDDYPESVITLFKDHHIKLEGLAVEKGKTFRWGGRYAENFDDRTTLFTELNVFETFNPTLPDSYRNASYILLANIHPGLQHHVLDQLDSPAFVVLDTMNLWIDTARAELISLIQRVNMLVINDEESIMLTGERNYGKAAQKLREMGPEWVVIKKGQHGALLFHEDRVFTVPGLILDEVVDPTGAGDTFVGALIGYLDQSRDHSFDNMKLAVVFGSVLASFCVGELSVDGITYLDESDMEERYDNFVIMSQF; encoded by the coding sequence ATGTCCCTGGTTATTGTAGGGTCCATAGCCCTGGATACTATTGAAACAACTACTCGCTCAGCATCTGAAGTTCCAGGAGGTTCCACCACCTACTGTTCACTGGCAGCCAGCTATTTTACCAATCCCCATATTGTGGGAGTCGTGGGAGATGACTACCCCGAATCGGTTATAACCCTCTTCAAGGATCATCACATCAAACTTGAAGGACTGGCAGTTGAAAAGGGGAAGACCTTTCGTTGGGGAGGTCGTTATGCAGAAAATTTTGATGATAGAACCACCTTGTTTACTGAATTGAACGTATTTGAAACATTCAATCCAACCTTGCCCGATTCTTACAGGAACGCTTCCTATATTCTCCTGGCAAATATCCATCCCGGGCTTCAGCATCATGTTTTAGATCAGTTGGACTCGCCGGCTTTTGTAGTTCTTGACACAATGAATCTGTGGATAGACACCGCTCGTGCTGAATTGATATCTCTGATCCAGCGGGTCAATATGTTGGTCATCAATGATGAAGAATCCATCATGCTTACCGGAGAACGCAACTATGGGAAAGCTGCTCAGAAATTGCGGGAAATGGGACCGGAATGGGTGGTGATCAAGAAAGGGCAACATGGTGCTCTCCTTTTCCATGAGGATCGCGTGTTTACTGTCCCTGGCTTAATTTTGGATGAAGTGGTGGATCCCACCGGAGCAGGAGATACCTTTGTCGGTGCCTTGATCGGTTACCTGGACCAATCCAGAGATCATTCTTTTGATAACATGAAACTGGCAGTGGTCTTTGGCTCTGTTTTGGCATCCTTCTGTGTAGGAGAACTCTCTGTGGATGGTATTACCTATCTGGACGAATCGGATATGGAAGAACGTTATGATAACTTTGTGATCATGAGTCAATTTTAA
- a CDS encoding lipase family protein — protein MNRKHSMLVQPAKRISLLLFLLLSLPLLNTCENEGTEEPAVDQCNTPDAPGELLEATSFLSFAPADIESILTMYGAPIGLDLNLSYTVDSYQIAYHTLNSDGELTPVSGLMLIPQGLDTLDLLSIQHGTVFKREQVGSTHPYYAPDALITAMNGYLVVAPDYLGLGESQLLHPYLHAELSANAVIDLIRAVRIYACQNELILSDNLFMAGYSEGGFVTLATQKIIETEAEYSEEFQLTAVAPMAGPYDLLGSTQNLLSRSYYNNPAYLAYIVTAYNDIYGWDRLPEIFREPYASSIPGLLDGSLDGSAINANLTTNLDSLFLPDFKQSFMAGEESQLEAALVENSPLDWGPVAPVRLFHGTADSTVFYENAVIAYESMLANGGLSVDLVSLPYADHGTAVFPSFHWAMLWFDSLRTAD, from the coding sequence ATGAATAGGAAACATTCCATGTTGGTTCAACCTGCCAAACGGATCAGTTTATTACTGTTTCTTCTGTTATCACTTCCACTCCTCAATACCTGTGAGAATGAGGGTACCGAAGAACCTGCAGTGGATCAATGCAATACCCCGGATGCTCCTGGTGAATTACTCGAGGCAACCAGTTTTTTATCATTTGCTCCAGCCGATATTGAATCTATCCTTACTATGTATGGGGCACCGATCGGGCTTGATCTAAATTTATCATATACTGTGGATTCCTATCAAATAGCCTATCACACCCTAAATAGTGATGGCGAACTCACACCTGTTTCAGGACTGATGCTAATCCCTCAAGGGCTGGATACACTGGATCTGCTAAGTATCCAACATGGTACTGTTTTTAAGCGAGAGCAAGTCGGATCAACTCATCCCTACTATGCACCAGATGCCCTGATCACCGCCATGAATGGATATCTGGTGGTTGCGCCTGACTATCTGGGACTGGGAGAATCCCAGCTTTTACATCCCTATCTCCATGCCGAATTGTCCGCCAATGCAGTCATAGATCTGATTAGAGCTGTCAGAATTTACGCTTGTCAGAATGAGTTGATCTTAAGTGATAACCTGTTTATGGCCGGCTATTCTGAAGGTGGTTTTGTAACGCTGGCGACCCAGAAGATCATTGAGACTGAGGCAGAGTATTCCGAGGAGTTTCAATTAACGGCGGTTGCGCCCATGGCCGGTCCCTATGATCTATTAGGAAGTACTCAGAACCTATTAAGCCGGAGTTACTACAATAACCCGGCGTACCTGGCCTATATCGTTACAGCCTACAATGATATATACGGTTGGGATCGGTTACCTGAGATCTTTAGAGAGCCCTACGCTTCATCTATACCGGGTTTATTGGATGGTAGTTTGGACGGTTCTGCGATCAATGCCAATCTCACTACAAATTTGGATTCACTCTTTCTGCCGGACTTTAAGCAATCATTTATGGCCGGAGAGGAATCCCAACTGGAAGCTGCTCTTGTTGAGAATTCGCCGCTGGACTGGGGACCTGTTGCTCCTGTCAGACTATTTCATGGGACTGCAGATAGCACCGTTTTTTATGAAAATGCAGTGATAGCTTATGAATCCATGCTGGCGAATGGTGGTCTCAGTGTTGACCTTGTCTCTTTGCCTTATGCTGATCATGGCACGGCAGTTTTTCCATCATTTCATTGGGCAATGCTCTGGTTTGATAGCTTGAGAACGGCAGATTGA
- a CDS encoding cytochrome c-type biogenesis protein CcmH, with product MKRILLILLVVLAGTAFTQNYEFYNKKLTAEQKEQAIYLEKNIMATCCFGGPIYMHGKNRVTEEAKITIRRLIIEGKTTDQVLDHFRNSIDPRTGKPFGNRILASPKASETVGQVSYWMVVGFAVIGLALLALAIKKLAVQKDKPAATGEISKETRQQIESELSDLS from the coding sequence ATGAAAAGAATCTTACTAATACTATTGGTCGTGCTTGCAGGAACTGCTTTCACCCAGAACTATGAATTTTACAATAAGAAGTTGACTGCTGAACAAAAAGAACAGGCTATCTACCTGGAGAAGAATATCATGGCGACCTGTTGTTTTGGCGGTCCGATCTATATGCATGGTAAAAATCGGGTCACAGAAGAGGCCAAGATCACGATCAGGCGTCTCATCATTGAGGGAAAAACCACCGATCAGGTGTTGGATCACTTTAGAAACAGTATTGATCCCCGAACCGGAAAGCCTTTTGGCAATCGGATCCTGGCATCACCAAAAGCCAGTGAAACAGTTGGTCAGGTTTCGTATTGGATGGTAGTTGGTTTTGCCGTTATTGGTCTGGCCCTGCTGGCCCTGGCGATAAAAAAGCTGGCCGTACAAAAGGACAAGCCAGCTGCAACTGGAGAAATTTCCAAAGAAACCCGACAACAAATAGAATCTGAGTTGTCTGATTTATCCTAA